The following proteins are co-located in the Spinactinospora alkalitolerans genome:
- a CDS encoding RapZ C-terminal domain-containing protein, whose amino-acid sequence MPDFAFTSFGRVHGDPPHGSGLLVDLSEALHNPQADPAMRELTGLDPQVRRHVLATPGAEEIVERVVGRALALLPYSAPPDDPVNVFVCCQDGRHRSVAVAEECARRLRRCGFTAETAHRHIARGTR is encoded by the coding sequence GTGCCCGACTTCGCCTTCACCTCCTTCGGGCGCGTGCACGGCGACCCGCCGCACGGCAGCGGTCTGCTGGTCGACCTGTCCGAGGCCCTGCACAATCCGCAGGCCGACCCGGCGATGCGCGAGCTGACCGGGCTGGACCCGCAGGTGCGCCGGCACGTCCTGGCCACCCCCGGCGCCGAGGAGATCGTCGAGCGCGTCGTCGGCCGGGCACTGGCGCTGCTGCCGTACTCCGCCCCGCCGGACGACCCGGTGAACGTGTTCGTGTGCTGCCAGGACGGCCGGCACCGCTCCGTGGCCGTCGCCGAGGAGTGTGCGCGGCGACTGCGCCGATGCGGTTTCACCGCGGAGACGGCCCACCGCCACATCGCGCGCGGCACCCGATGA
- a CDS encoding alpha/beta hydrolase codes for MTTAAHPPFDAELSAALQAMVMAGQAPGTLTPDLIPALRERNALQRPGDEELRRGGRIEIEERGIPGPESAPDLSVLICRPAGAATPAPGVYNIHGGGMIMGDNRTAITALLDWVEQLGVIVVSVEYRLAPEHPHPAPVEDCYAGLLWTAANAAEVGIDPQRLLIAGASAGGGLAAAVALMARDRGGPALLGQMLICPMLDDRNETPSSHELDGEGVWDRTSNLTGWGALLGEQRGGPDVSPYAAPARADDLSGLPPAFVDVGSVETFRDEDVAYATRIWQAGGSAELHVWPGGFHGFDLMLPQAALSQAAQAARVQWIRRLLGSY; via the coding sequence ATGACGACAGCCGCGCATCCGCCGTTCGATGCGGAGCTCAGCGCCGCCCTGCAGGCCATGGTGATGGCCGGCCAGGCCCCCGGCACGCTCACGCCCGACCTGATCCCCGCGCTGCGGGAGCGCAACGCACTCCAGCGGCCCGGCGACGAGGAGCTGCGCCGGGGCGGGCGCATCGAGATCGAGGAGCGCGGCATCCCCGGTCCCGAGAGCGCCCCCGACCTGTCGGTGCTGATCTGCCGCCCGGCCGGCGCCGCGACCCCGGCCCCCGGGGTCTACAACATCCACGGCGGCGGCATGATCATGGGCGACAACCGCACCGCGATCACCGCCCTGCTGGACTGGGTGGAGCAGCTCGGCGTGATCGTCGTGTCGGTGGAGTACCGGCTCGCCCCCGAACACCCGCATCCCGCCCCCGTTGAGGACTGCTACGCCGGACTGCTGTGGACCGCCGCGAACGCCGCCGAGGTGGGCATCGACCCGCAGCGGCTGCTGATCGCCGGGGCGAGCGCGGGCGGCGGGCTGGCGGCGGCCGTCGCGCTCATGGCCCGCGACCGCGGCGGCCCGGCCCTGCTGGGCCAGATGCTGATCTGCCCCATGCTCGACGACCGCAACGAGACGCCCTCCAGCCACGAGCTCGACGGCGAAGGCGTCTGGGACCGCACCTCCAACCTCACCGGCTGGGGCGCGCTGCTCGGCGAGCAGCGCGGCGGACCCGACGTCTCCCCCTACGCCGCGCCGGCGCGCGCGGACGACCTGTCCGGTCTCCCGCCGGCGTTCGTCGACGTCGGCTCGGTCGAGACCTTCCGCGACGAGGACGTCGCCTACGCCACCCGCATCTGGCAGGCCGGCGGATCGGCCGAGCTGCACGTCTGGCCCGGCGGCTTCCACGGCTTCGACCTGATGCTCCCGCAGGCCGCCCTCTCCCAGGCGGCCCAGGCGGCGCGCGTCCAGTGGATCCGGCGGCTGCTGGGCTCCTACTGA
- a CDS encoding helix-turn-helix domain-containing protein has translation MQELAARLAALDPDAGAAVQVIAYFDTLLDEHAGLESFVRGAAVLTGCSARLADPERRVHVRVEPDGRRLDSAAPPDPVWPSTALHHPGGEARVWIERAAGPRPLDEIVLERLAAGARVVLDRTRGRLFPDDDPASVEVLLDAEASGDIRLRAARRLGLDPAAARVRALAVLTDGAAPLPGAARIGGAQALVEHLGRPRPAPPGRVGIGPAVPVEELPGSWAAAHLALRFTAAGTAVDPGPRTVEADRLGGLAVLAEGVDRGAPVVPDVHRLDRASDAAPWMLVTLDAVATHASLRAAATALHVHHSTLRERMRQAEARLGWNAVEPAGRLRLQLALALRRLHRTDF, from the coding sequence ATGCAGGAACTCGCCGCCCGCCTGGCCGCGCTGGACCCCGACGCCGGCGCGGCCGTCCAGGTGATCGCCTACTTCGACACCCTGCTCGACGAGCACGCGGGACTGGAGTCCTTCGTGCGCGGCGCCGCCGTGCTGACGGGGTGCTCCGCGCGTCTGGCCGATCCCGAGCGGCGCGTCCACGTCCGGGTCGAGCCCGATGGCCGCCGACTGGACTCCGCCGCGCCGCCCGATCCGGTCTGGCCGTCGACCGCGCTGCACCACCCCGGGGGCGAGGCCCGCGTCTGGATCGAGCGCGCCGCCGGCCCGCGCCCCCTCGACGAGATCGTGCTCGAACGCCTGGCCGCCGGTGCGCGCGTCGTCCTCGACCGCACCCGCGGCCGCCTCTTCCCCGATGACGACCCCGCCTCCGTCGAAGTGCTGCTCGACGCCGAGGCCTCCGGCGACATCCGGCTGCGGGCCGCCCGCCGCCTGGGCCTGGACCCGGCCGCAGCGCGGGTGCGGGCGCTCGCCGTGCTCACCGACGGCGCCGCGCCGCTGCCCGGCGCCGCCCGGATCGGCGGGGCCCAGGCCCTCGTGGAGCACCTCGGCCGTCCCCGGCCCGCCCCGCCGGGGCGCGTCGGGATCGGTCCCGCCGTCCCCGTCGAGGAGCTGCCCGGATCGTGGGCGGCGGCGCACCTCGCACTGCGCTTCACCGCCGCGGGCACGGCCGTCGATCCGGGGCCGCGCACCGTCGAGGCGGACCGGCTCGGCGGGCTCGCCGTCCTCGCCGAGGGGGTCGACCGGGGCGCTCCCGTGGTCCCCGACGTCCATCGGCTGGACCGGGCCTCCGATGCCGCGCCGTGGATGCTGGTCACCCTGGACGCGGTCGCCACCCACGCCAGCCTGCGCGCCGCCGCCACCGCCCTGCACGTGCACCATTCGACCCTGCGGGAGCGGATGCGCCAGGCCGAGGCCAGGCTCGGCTGGAACGCGGTCGAGCCCGCCGGCCGGCTGCGCCTCCAGCTCGCGCTCGCCCTGCGGCGCCTGCACAGGACGGACTTCTGA
- a CDS encoding LysE family translocator — MTIEFLLTSLIVVATPGTGVLYTMAAGLSRGARASVVAAAGCTLGTVPHVVAAITGLAALLHTSAPAFQVLKYLGVAYLLYMAWSTLRDEGALAVREDTAPRSAVRVIVSAVLINILNPKLTIFFFAFLPQFVGAGEPNALLHMVELSAVFMLLTFVVFVGYGRFAAVIRTRVISRPQVLTWMRRVFAGAFVALGARLALTEQ; from the coding sequence GTGACCATCGAGTTCCTGCTGACATCGCTCATCGTCGTCGCCACACCCGGCACCGGCGTCCTCTACACGATGGCGGCCGGCCTCTCGCGCGGCGCCCGCGCGAGCGTCGTCGCCGCGGCCGGGTGCACGCTGGGCACCGTCCCGCACGTGGTGGCGGCGATCACGGGACTCGCGGCGCTGCTGCACACGAGCGCACCGGCGTTCCAGGTCCTCAAGTACCTGGGGGTGGCCTACCTCCTCTACATGGCGTGGAGCACGCTGCGGGACGAGGGCGCGCTCGCGGTGCGGGAGGACACCGCTCCGCGTTCGGCGGTGCGGGTGATCGTCTCCGCCGTCCTGATCAACATCCTCAATCCGAAGCTCACGATCTTCTTCTTCGCGTTCCTGCCGCAGTTCGTGGGCGCCGGCGAGCCGAACGCGCTCCTTCACATGGTCGAGTTGAGCGCCGTCTTCATGCTGCTCACGTTCGTCGTCTTCGTCGGCTACGGCAGGTTCGCCGCCGTGATCCGCACCCGCGTCATCTCGCGCCCTCAGGTGCTGACCTGGATGCGCCGCGTCTTCGCGGGCGCGTTCGTCGCCCTCGGCGCCAGGCTCGCGCTCACCGAGCAGTGA
- the pdxR gene encoding MocR-like pyridoxine biosynthesis transcription factor PdxR has translation MNRSKVQAFDRSITSGSDFLQLDIGDAPAGGLSDWLARRLRLAISDGRLPVGDRLPATRVLAAELRVSRGVVTEAYRRLAEDGHVAGRGRRGTVVVAAPVAAPAAARPPAPTGPPPVDALFAAPGADAFDALRAVPARIDLSPGLPDLAAFPRAAWLRAERSVLGDLSASDLGYGDPRGAAALRLAVVNWLARNRGIRADPGEVLVVAGVAQALGLLAEVLRHDGISEVAVEDPGSLGARQHLRSRGLVAPPVPVDSEGIRVDALRAQGAPAVLLTPAHQFPTGVVLGGGRRRELMRWAGEGGLVIEDDYDAEHRYDRPPVPALRSMLAEHVCYAGSVSKLLAPALRVGWVLAPPKYRDALVAAKRHADLGNAVLPQMVLARLMESGEMERHLRLLRRRHRRRRDAMIDAIRTHLPDAVVHGAAAGLHLMITFDAGFADADLAAASLARGVKVHPLSWHGRRPDRPGLVLGYAASTPTAIGEGVATLADVLRRLP, from the coding sequence GTGAACAGGTCCAAAGTGCAGGCCTTTGACCGGTCCATAACGTCCGGATCCGACTTCCTCCAACTGGACATCGGCGACGCGCCGGCGGGCGGGCTGTCCGACTGGCTGGCCCGGCGGCTCCGGCTCGCGATCTCGGACGGCCGCCTGCCGGTGGGCGACCGGCTGCCTGCCACCCGGGTCCTGGCCGCGGAACTGCGCGTGTCCCGCGGCGTCGTCACCGAGGCCTACCGGCGCCTGGCCGAGGACGGGCACGTCGCCGGGCGCGGTCGGCGCGGAACGGTCGTCGTCGCCGCTCCCGTGGCCGCGCCGGCGGCGGCGCGGCCGCCCGCGCCCACCGGTCCGCCGCCGGTGGACGCGCTGTTCGCCGCGCCCGGCGCGGACGCCTTCGACGCGTTGCGAGCGGTCCCGGCCCGGATCGACCTGTCGCCCGGTCTGCCGGACCTGGCCGCGTTCCCGCGAGCGGCGTGGCTGCGCGCCGAGCGCTCGGTGCTCGGCGACCTCTCGGCGTCCGACCTCGGGTACGGCGATCCCCGAGGGGCCGCGGCGCTGCGCCTGGCCGTCGTGAACTGGCTGGCCCGCAACCGCGGGATCAGGGCGGACCCGGGCGAGGTGCTCGTCGTCGCCGGCGTCGCCCAGGCGCTCGGGCTGCTCGCGGAGGTGCTCCGGCACGACGGGATCTCCGAGGTGGCGGTGGAGGACCCCGGATCGCTCGGGGCCCGCCAGCACCTGCGCAGCCGGGGACTGGTCGCCCCGCCGGTCCCGGTCGACTCCGAAGGGATCCGCGTCGACGCGCTGCGCGCCCAGGGCGCCCCGGCCGTCCTGCTGACCCCGGCGCACCAGTTCCCGACCGGGGTGGTGCTCGGCGGCGGGAGGCGCCGCGAGCTGATGCGGTGGGCCGGTGAGGGCGGGCTGGTCATCGAGGACGACTACGACGCCGAGCACCGCTACGACCGGCCACCGGTTCCGGCTCTGCGATCGATGCTCGCCGAGCACGTCTGCTACGCCGGGAGCGTGTCCAAGCTCCTCGCTCCGGCCCTGCGCGTGGGGTGGGTCCTCGCGCCGCCGAAGTACCGCGACGCCCTCGTGGCGGCCAAGCGCCACGCCGACCTCGGCAACGCCGTGCTGCCGCAGATGGTCCTGGCACGGCTGATGGAATCGGGGGAGATGGAGCGCCATCTGCGCCTCCTGCGCAGACGCCACCGCCGCCGCAGGGACGCGATGATCGACGCGATCAGGACCCACCTCCCGGACGCGGTCGTGCACGGCGCCGCGGCGGGCCTGCACCTGATGATCACCTTCGACGCCGGCTTCGCCGACGCCGACCTCGCCGCAGCGTCGCTCGCGCGCGGCGTGAAGGTGCATCCGCTGTCGTGGCACGGCCGGCGCCCGGACCGGCCGGGGCTCGTCCTGGGCTACGCCGCGAGCACGCCGACCGCCATCGGCGAGGGCGTGGCGACCCTGGCCGACGTCCTGCGGCGGCTGCCGTGA
- a CDS encoding TetR/AcrR family transcriptional regulator, with protein sequence MPSPRSPASTTRERLIETAERLFAVNGIAAVSLREIAAAAGQRNTSAVHYYFGDKQELVRAIFEYRMRDINALRMEMLKRIADGGPQDDLRVLLEALVFPLAANILEGSHYARFFSQLAADPVHRREFLHFGWEEADGLNAVWDGITARLSGLPEAVLRNRLRMLRTLVIMTAGDMEQRGATAEAGTPQPWAVDLVDAAEGMLTAPSRDAEAPPGRADRPVS encoded by the coding sequence ATGCCCAGTCCGCGCTCTCCCGCGTCCACCACCAGGGAACGGCTCATCGAGACGGCCGAGCGGCTGTTCGCCGTCAACGGCATCGCCGCCGTCTCCCTGCGCGAGATCGCGGCGGCGGCCGGGCAGCGCAACACCTCGGCCGTGCACTACTACTTCGGCGACAAGCAGGAGCTGGTCCGCGCGATCTTCGAGTACCGGATGCGCGACATCAACGCCCTGCGGATGGAGATGCTCAAGCGGATCGCCGACGGCGGCCCGCAGGACGACCTCCGCGTCCTCCTGGAGGCCCTCGTCTTCCCCCTCGCGGCCAACATCCTCGAAGGCAGCCACTACGCGCGGTTCTTCTCCCAATTGGCCGCCGATCCCGTCCACCGGCGGGAGTTCCTGCACTTCGGCTGGGAGGAGGCCGACGGGCTGAACGCGGTGTGGGACGGGATCACCGCGCGCCTGTCCGGGCTGCCGGAGGCCGTGCTGCGCAACCGGCTGCGGATGCTGCGCACCCTCGTCATCATGACGGCGGGCGACATGGAGCAGCGCGGCGCGACCGCCGAGGCCGGCACGCCGCAGCCCTGGGCGGTGGACCTGGTGGACGCCGCCGAGGGAATGCTCACCGCCCCCTCGCGCGACGCCGAAGCCCCCCCGGGACGGGCGGACCGGCCAGTGTCCTGA
- a CDS encoding alkyl sulfatase dimerization domain-containing protein, with product MQTIRELAEQGWTGALDLKVDFHPVRVRRSRAEEVHERILVFSGLANSYAVDTGDGLVLLDAGHVAEAADLHARIRDWRPDTPLYGAVYSHHHVDHVFGVAPFDAEAAERGWPAPVVHAHADVVPHFDRYRATNGLNTALNRRQFAVDTPDFRWPDRFRHPDVGYRDRMAFHRGDLTFDLHHARGETDDATWTWIPELKAVHTGDLFIWALPNAGNPQKVQRYASDWAHALREMAALGAELLLPGHGLPVFGADRVRRACSETAELLESLEAQTLAAMNRGLPLDEVIHAVSVPAHLADRPYLQPVYDHPQFVVRNIWRRYGGWYDGEPDNLVPAPRDAQAREWVRLAGGVRSVLDRAAELHRDGDSRLACHLVEHAVRAAPDDADVHELRARIYAERAAGESSLMVRNILGHAAAASREGERDLASRG from the coding sequence ATGCAGACGATCCGGGAACTCGCCGAGCAGGGCTGGACGGGCGCCCTCGACCTGAAGGTCGACTTCCATCCGGTGCGGGTCCGGCGCTCGCGCGCCGAGGAGGTGCACGAGCGGATCCTCGTCTTCAGCGGGCTCGCCAACAGCTACGCCGTGGACACCGGCGACGGACTGGTGCTCCTGGACGCCGGGCACGTCGCCGAGGCCGCCGACCTGCACGCGCGGATCCGCGACTGGCGCCCCGACACCCCGCTGTACGGCGCGGTCTACTCCCACCACCACGTCGACCACGTCTTCGGCGTCGCCCCCTTCGACGCGGAGGCCGCCGAACGCGGGTGGCCGGCCCCGGTCGTCCACGCGCACGCCGACGTCGTCCCGCACTTCGACCGCTACCGCGCCACCAACGGGCTCAACACCGCGCTCAACCGCCGCCAGTTCGCCGTCGACACCCCGGACTTCCGCTGGCCCGACCGGTTCCGCCACCCCGATGTCGGCTACCGCGACCGGATGGCCTTCCACCGGGGCGACCTCACCTTCGACCTGCACCACGCCCGCGGCGAGACCGACGACGCCACCTGGACCTGGATCCCGGAGCTGAAGGCGGTGCACACCGGCGACCTGTTCATCTGGGCGCTGCCCAACGCCGGCAACCCGCAGAAGGTGCAGCGCTACGCGAGCGACTGGGCGCACGCGCTGCGCGAGATGGCCGCCCTCGGCGCCGAACTGCTGCTGCCCGGCCACGGCCTGCCGGTCTTCGGCGCCGACCGGGTCCGCAGGGCCTGCTCCGAAACCGCCGAGCTGCTCGAGTCCCTGGAGGCCCAGACCCTGGCCGCGATGAACCGGGGCCTGCCGCTGGACGAGGTCATCCATGCCGTCTCCGTCCCCGCCCACCTGGCCGACCGGCCCTACCTGCAGCCCGTCTACGACCATCCGCAGTTCGTCGTCCGCAACATCTGGCGCCGCTACGGCGGCTGGTACGACGGCGAGCCCGACAACCTGGTGCCCGCGCCGCGGGACGCGCAGGCGCGCGAATGGGTGCGCCTGGCCGGCGGGGTGCGCAGCGTGCTCGACCGCGCCGCCGAACTGCACCGGGACGGGGACTCCCGGCTCGCCTGCCACCTCGTCGAGCACGCCGTGCGCGCGGCGCCCGACGACGCCGACGTCCACGAGCTGCGCGCCCGGATCTACGCCGAGCGCGCCGCGGGGGAGTCCTCCCTCATGGTCCGCAACATCCTCGGCCACGCGGCCGCGGCCAGCCGCGAAGGCGAGCGCGACCTCGCCTCCCGCGGCTGA
- a CDS encoding MFS transporter has translation MALRTAKRDTPPEAAAGSRRAWLIVAMLVVLMALNYADKLAFGLAATPIIAEFDLTLDQFGLAGSAFYVPFFITTLLVGFAADRTGSTRPLGAIAVLWGVAQISMVFATGLGVILFSRLLLGASEGPTYGLVNHAAFSWLRDGDRNLASSLLSAGGSLGVMIGAPVLTWLIVDHGWRAAFLVSGLASVVWCLAWIFVGREGPLSRRDPDSTAATAPATAAKASAAAPDTTAADAHGPGPVGGAAPAPGTGPSFLRIVTTPTFIAVSLGAFAGNWAIAVGLSFKPLYAEQVLHLTEQQISLFIIVGQIFTTVAVYIGLGYTMKALMARGFSGRVSRGALGGACVIAAGFAFIGFVYAPGLYPKLACSVLGGIGLIAFPVGSTVIGQIAPAARRAGVLGTYAAVYGLAGIIAPWLTGLIAEQAATQEAGLNNAFLFWGVLTVVCGAVALACTRPERDAARIGSAPPPAKTG, from the coding sequence GTGGCACTCCGTACCGCCAAGCGGGACACGCCCCCCGAAGCGGCCGCCGGCTCCCGCCGGGCCTGGCTCATCGTCGCGATGCTCGTGGTGCTGATGGCGCTGAACTACGCCGACAAGCTGGCGTTCGGCCTCGCCGCCACCCCGATCATCGCCGAGTTCGACCTGACGCTCGACCAGTTCGGGCTGGCCGGCAGCGCCTTCTACGTGCCCTTCTTCATCACCACCCTGCTGGTCGGGTTCGCGGCCGACCGGACCGGCAGCACCCGGCCGCTGGGCGCGATCGCGGTGCTGTGGGGCGTGGCGCAGATCTCCATGGTCTTCGCCACCGGCCTCGGGGTCATCCTGTTCTCCCGACTGCTGCTGGGCGCATCGGAGGGCCCCACCTACGGCCTGGTCAACCACGCGGCCTTCTCCTGGCTGAGGGACGGCGACCGCAACCTGGCCAGCTCCCTGCTCTCGGCGGGCGGCTCGCTCGGCGTCATGATCGGCGCACCGGTTCTGACCTGGCTCATCGTCGACCACGGCTGGCGGGCGGCGTTCCTGGTCTCGGGGCTGGCCAGCGTAGTGTGGTGCCTGGCCTGGATCTTCGTCGGACGGGAGGGGCCACTCAGCCGCAGGGACCCCGACTCCACGGCCGCGACCGCACCGGCCACCGCGGCGAAGGCGAGCGCCGCGGCCCCCGACACCACCGCGGCGGACGCGCACGGTCCCGGCCCCGTCGGGGGCGCCGCGCCCGCTCCGGGCACAGGGCCGTCCTTCCTGCGCATCGTCACCACGCCCACCTTCATCGCCGTGTCGCTGGGCGCCTTCGCAGGGAACTGGGCGATCGCCGTGGGCCTGTCCTTCAAGCCGCTCTACGCCGAACAGGTGCTGCACCTCACCGAGCAGCAGATCAGCCTGTTCATCATCGTCGGGCAGATCTTCACCACGGTGGCCGTCTACATCGGGCTCGGCTACACCATGAAGGCACTCATGGCCCGCGGCTTCTCCGGCCGCGTCTCGCGCGGCGCCCTCGGCGGCGCCTGCGTGATCGCGGCCGGGTTCGCGTTCATCGGCTTCGTGTACGCCCCCGGCCTGTACCCCAAGCTCGCCTGCAGCGTCCTCGGCGGCATCGGCCTGATCGCCTTCCCTGTCGGCAGCACCGTCATCGGCCAGATCGCCCCCGCCGCCCGCCGCGCGGGGGTGCTGGGCACCTACGCGGCGGTCTACGGCCTCGCCGGGATCATCGCGCCGTGGCTCACCGGGCTCATCGCCGAGCAGGCCGCCACCCAGGAGGCCGGGCTCAACAACGCCTTCCTCTTCTGGGGCGTCCTGACCGTGGTGTGCGGCGCCGTCGCGCTCGCCTGCACCCGTCCCGAACGCGACGCGGCGCGGATCGGCTCGGCTCCGCCACCCGCGAAGACCGGGTGA
- a CDS encoding amidase, producing the protein MLRAREVSAREVVGAHLDRIAAVNPAVNAVVTVCAERAMAEAAAADERLASGAGVGPLHGLPIAHKDTHETAGVRTTFGSPVFADHVPERDELIVERMRAAGAITIGKTNVPEFAAGSHTFNPIFGTTRNPYDTAKSAGGSSGGAAAALAAGMHPLADGSDMGGSLRNPASFNNVVGLRPTPGRVPAWPSSLPWETMATAGPMGRTVADAALLLSAIAGPDPRAPGALGEPGSVFAAPLEHDVRGLRVGFSPDFGGALPVEPEVARVVTEAAKTFAGLGCVVEEVRPDLSGADEVFRTLRAWQFHLAFGPLIEAHPGRVKEAVVANAAAGRALSGEDVGRAKEGLAALFHRFREFFGRHDLLLLPVSQLPPFDVGLEYPTEVAGEPMRDYLDWMRSACHVTVTGCPAMSVPGGFTPDGLPVGVQLVAPYGADLALLRHGRAFERATRFAERRPALE; encoded by the coding sequence ATGCTGCGCGCCCGGGAGGTGTCGGCCCGCGAGGTGGTCGGGGCGCACCTGGACCGGATCGCGGCGGTCAACCCCGCGGTCAACGCGGTGGTGACGGTGTGCGCGGAGCGGGCGATGGCCGAGGCCGCCGCCGCCGACGAGCGCCTGGCCTCCGGCGCCGGGGTCGGCCCGCTGCACGGCCTGCCGATCGCGCACAAGGACACCCACGAGACCGCGGGCGTGCGCACCACGTTCGGCTCGCCGGTCTTCGCCGACCACGTGCCCGAACGCGACGAGCTGATCGTGGAGCGGATGCGCGCCGCGGGGGCCATCACGATCGGCAAGACCAACGTGCCGGAGTTCGCGGCCGGATCGCACACCTTCAACCCGATCTTCGGGACCACCCGCAACCCCTACGACACCGCCAAGTCGGCCGGCGGCAGCAGCGGCGGGGCCGCCGCCGCGCTCGCCGCGGGGATGCACCCGCTCGCCGACGGCTCCGACATGGGCGGCTCCCTGCGCAACCCCGCCTCCTTCAACAACGTCGTAGGCCTGCGCCCCACCCCCGGGCGAGTGCCCGCCTGGCCGTCGTCGCTGCCCTGGGAGACGATGGCGACGGCGGGGCCGATGGGGCGCACGGTCGCCGACGCCGCCCTGCTGCTGTCGGCGATCGCCGGACCCGACCCCCGGGCGCCCGGCGCGCTGGGCGAGCCGGGATCGGTGTTCGCGGCGCCGCTGGAGCACGACGTGCGCGGGCTGCGCGTGGGGTTCTCGCCGGACTTCGGCGGCGCGCTGCCGGTCGAACCGGAAGTGGCGCGCGTCGTCACCGAAGCGGCGAAGACGTTCGCCGGGCTGGGGTGCGTGGTGGAGGAGGTCCGTCCGGACCTCTCCGGCGCCGACGAGGTGTTCCGCACGCTGCGCGCCTGGCAGTTCCACCTGGCGTTCGGCCCGCTGATCGAGGCCCACCCCGGCCGGGTGAAGGAGGCCGTGGTCGCCAACGCCGCGGCCGGCCGCGCACTGTCGGGCGAGGACGTCGGCCGGGCCAAGGAGGGGCTGGCCGCGCTGTTCCACCGGTTCCGGGAGTTCTTCGGCCGCCACGACCTGCTGCTGCTGCCGGTCAGCCAGCTTCCGCCGTTCGACGTGGGACTGGAGTACCCGACCGAGGTCGCGGGCGAGCCGATGAGGGACTACCTCGACTGGATGCGCTCGGCCTGCCACGTGACGGTGACGGGCTGCCCGGCGATGTCGGTGCCGGGCGGCTTCACGCCGGACGGCCTGCCGGTGGGCGTCCAGCTCGTCGCGCCCTACGGGGCCGACCTGGCGCTGCTCCGCCACGGCCGCGCGTTCGAGCGGGCCACCCGCTTCGCCGAACGCCGTCCGGCACTGGAGTGA
- a CDS encoding amidohydrolase → MSDTTATDAAAERARLKAAVCAEIDRRAEEVTAVSEEVLRHPETGWRETRTSERVRRWFDGMGLAHEDGLAGTGVKARMRGRTSRRTVAVLGELDSLLVSGHPYADPETGAAHACGHNAQIASMIGAGFGLAPVMDRLDGDVALFAVPAEECIEVDWRLSRREAGDFEFILGKPELIRLGAFDDVDIAMMTHAGPMVSSPAAAVAMSANGSLVKRVTFTGVAAHAGATPWAGANALKAATLAIAAIDAQRDTFDDADTVRVSQILTGGEAVSAVPARADMELMIRAGTVAAMRDAAAKVDRALRAGAFALGVDVRIETVGGYLPLETDAPLADLMYANCTDLFGVRETVRDGGRMGGSTDAGDLGHIMPVVHPWAASGSSAAFHGPGFHTADHVAAAVNPAKFMAMTVVDLLCDGAAGADRVVAESGPKMSREAYLELRRSFDTVTGGIVEH, encoded by the coding sequence ATGAGCGACACGACCGCGACGGATGCGGCAGCGGAGCGCGCGCGGCTGAAGGCCGCCGTCTGTGCGGAGATCGACCGGCGCGCCGAGGAGGTCACCGCGGTCTCCGAGGAGGTCCTGCGCCACCCCGAGACGGGCTGGCGGGAGACGCGCACGTCGGAGCGGGTGCGGCGGTGGTTCGACGGCATGGGCCTGGCCCACGAGGACGGGCTCGCCGGGACCGGCGTCAAGGCCCGCATGCGCGGCCGGACGTCGCGGCGCACCGTCGCGGTCCTCGGCGAGCTGGACTCGCTGCTGGTCTCCGGCCACCCCTACGCCGACCCCGAGACCGGCGCTGCGCACGCCTGCGGGCACAACGCCCAGATCGCGTCGATGATCGGGGCCGGGTTCGGCCTGGCCCCGGTCATGGACCGGCTCGACGGCGACGTCGCGCTGTTCGCCGTGCCTGCTGAGGAGTGCATCGAGGTCGACTGGCGGCTGTCGCGCCGGGAGGCCGGGGACTTCGAGTTCATCCTCGGCAAGCCGGAGCTGATCCGGCTCGGCGCGTTCGACGACGTCGACATCGCGATGATGACGCACGCCGGGCCGATGGTGAGCTCGCCGGCCGCGGCGGTCGCGATGTCGGCGAACGGCTCCCTGGTCAAGCGCGTCACGTTCACCGGCGTCGCCGCGCACGCGGGCGCGACGCCGTGGGCCGGCGCCAACGCGCTGAAGGCCGCGACGCTGGCGATCGCGGCGATCGACGCGCAGCGCGACACCTTCGACGACGCCGACACCGTGCGGGTCAGCCAGATCCTCACCGGCGGGGAGGCGGTCAGCGCGGTCCCGGCCCGCGCCGACATGGAGCTGATGATCCGGGCCGGGACGGTCGCGGCCATGCGCGACGCCGCGGCGAAGGTGGACCGCGCGCTGCGCGCCGGGGCGTTCGCGCTGGGCGTGGACGTGCGGATCGAGACGGTCGGCGGCTACCTCCCGCTGGAGACCGACGCGCCGCTCGCCGACCTGATGTACGCCAACTGCACCGATCTGTTCGGCGTGCGGGAGACGGTGCGCGACGGCGGCCGCATGGGCGGCTCCACCGACGCCGGCGACCTCGGCCACATCATGCCGGTCGTGCACCCGTGGGCGGCCTCCGGCAGCTCGGCGGCGTTCCACGGCCCCGGCTTCCACACCGCCGACCACGTCGCCGCCGCCGTGAACCCGGCGAAGTTCATGGCGATGACCGTCGTCGACCTGCTGTGCGACGGCGCCGCCGGGGCCGACCGGGTCGTCGCGGAGAGCGGGCCGAAGATGTCCCGCGAGGCCTACCTGGAGCTTCGCCGCTCCTTCGACACCGTGACCGGAGGAATCGTTGAGCACTGA